A window of Laspinema palackyanum D2c contains these coding sequences:
- a CDS encoding ferredoxin:protochlorophyllide reductase (ATP-dependent) subunit N has product MTVAPSESLTFECETGNYHTFCPISCVAWLYQKIEDSFFLVIGTKTCGYFLQNAMGVMIFAEPRYAMAELEEADISAQLNDYEELKRLCLQIKRDRNPSVIVWIGTCTTEIIKTDLEGLAPKLEADLGVPIVVARANGLDYAFTQGEDTVLAAMVQRCPEKVEKEEEKQERNAIQKLLNFGKQKEEVVAEEAEYANHPPLVLFGSLPDPVVTQLTLELKKQGVKVSGWLPSKRYTELPAIAEGDYACGVNPFLSRTATAFMRRRKTKLIGAPFPIGPDGTRAWIEKICSVFGIEPVGLEEREAQIWASLEDYIQLIRGKSVFFMGDNLLEISLARFLIRCGMTCQEIGIPYLDKRYQGPELALLEKTCHEMGVPLPKIIEKPDNYNQLQRIHEVRPDLVITGMAHANPLEARGISTKWSVEFTFAQIHGFTNARDILELVTRPMRRNNSMKDLGWDRLVKEEAQV; this is encoded by the coding sequence ATGACTGTTGCTCCATCTGAATCACTCACCTTTGAGTGTGAAACCGGCAACTATCATACCTTTTGCCCCATTAGCTGCGTGGCGTGGCTTTACCAGAAGATAGAAGATAGTTTCTTTTTAGTGATTGGCACAAAAACCTGTGGCTATTTCCTCCAGAATGCGATGGGGGTGATGATCTTCGCCGAACCGCGCTATGCGATGGCGGAGTTGGAAGAGGCAGATATTTCGGCCCAGTTGAACGATTATGAAGAGTTAAAGCGGTTGTGCTTACAAATTAAGCGCGATCGCAACCCTAGCGTCATCGTCTGGATCGGCACCTGCACCACCGAAATCATCAAAACCGACCTAGAGGGTCTCGCACCGAAACTGGAAGCGGACCTCGGCGTTCCCATCGTCGTAGCGCGTGCCAACGGCTTAGATTACGCCTTTACCCAAGGCGAAGATACCGTATTGGCGGCAATGGTCCAACGCTGTCCCGAGAAGGTCGAAAAAGAGGAAGAAAAACAAGAACGCAACGCCATTCAGAAACTGCTCAACTTCGGTAAACAAAAAGAAGAAGTGGTGGCAGAAGAAGCGGAATATGCGAATCATCCTCCGTTGGTGCTATTTGGGTCCTTACCCGATCCAGTCGTAACGCAACTCACCCTAGAACTGAAGAAACAAGGGGTGAAAGTTTCGGGATGGTTGCCATCTAAGCGCTATACCGAACTCCCGGCGATCGCCGAAGGGGATTATGCCTGTGGTGTTAATCCCTTCCTCAGTCGCACCGCCACGGCATTCATGCGCCGTCGTAAAACCAAACTGATTGGTGCACCGTTCCCGATCGGTCCCGACGGCACCCGCGCCTGGATCGAAAAAATCTGTTCCGTCTTCGGCATCGAACCCGTCGGATTAGAAGAACGGGAAGCCCAAATCTGGGCCAGTTTGGAAGATTATATCCAACTGATTCGCGGTAAATCCGTCTTCTTCATGGGAGACAACTTACTAGAAATCTCCCTAGCGCGCTTCCTGATCCGTTGCGGCATGACTTGCCAAGAAATCGGGATTCCCTATCTGGATAAACGCTACCAAGGACCCGAACTCGCCTTGTTAGAAAAAACCTGCCATGAGATGGGTGTTCCCTTGCCAAAAATTATCGAAAAGCCCGATAATTACAACCAACTGCAACGAATTCACGAAGTGAGACCGGATCTGGTCATCACCGGAATGGCCCACGCCAACCCCTTAGAAGCACGAGGAATCAGTACCAAATGGTCGGTCGAATTTACCTTCGCCCAAATTCACGGATTCACCAACGCCCGGGATATCTTAGAGTTAGTCACTCGTCCCATGCGTCGGAATAATTCCATGAAAGACCTAGGCTGGGACCGCTTAGTAAAAGAAGAAGCCCAAGTATAA
- a CDS encoding DUF5331 domain-containing protein, which translates to MAFFEEFSATLKNQWLKYFEDNRDWLHLHTKLAAVNTPDGGKRPPSYFILGVMNALEPKLAQLMLPFSQLNPDPDTLIEVIGLNFDPDIALGRGPATPASATTGGHKAPPVVPQTPPAPPPFVTSPEAAVAQAAAVEQSPEPAVTQTPASSDRDYDDPALSVAASVFGDEAIAEEQSFDPLGEMESPDLESDDLSGFGETLSPQVQIEVTEVSVTIAEDLSLSDLSSGSSSDDDFGDMDLGGLDSESSSDDDLGDMDLGGLDLDSSSDDDLGDMDLGGLDTESSEDLGDMDLGGLDTESSTDDDFGDMDLGGLDTESSSDDDFGDMDLGGLDTESSTDDDFGDMDLGGLDTESSSDDDFGDMDLGGLDSESSSDDDFGDMDLGGLDSDASDDLGDMDLAGFDEETDESAIAMPNPFGESVPDDLGDLDLGGLDSDSTANDDLGDLDLEGFGDTSSDDDLGDLDLEGFGDTNSDDDLGDLDLDSLGDDDSEDAFGDVDLDALADEMDSEDDSEMSDLLNDL; encoded by the coding sequence ATGGCATTTTTTGAAGAATTCTCTGCCACTTTAAAGAATCAGTGGTTGAAATATTTTGAAGACAACCGTGACTGGCTCCACCTGCATACAAAGTTGGCAGCGGTGAACACTCCTGACGGCGGCAAACGGCCTCCCTCTTACTTCATTCTGGGTGTGATGAATGCCTTAGAACCGAAGTTAGCGCAACTGATGTTGCCTTTTTCGCAGCTTAATCCCGATCCAGATACCTTGATTGAGGTCATTGGTCTCAATTTTGACCCGGATATCGCCCTCGGTAGAGGTCCCGCAACTCCGGCATCGGCAACAACGGGAGGTCATAAAGCTCCCCCGGTGGTCCCCCAGACCCCTCCGGCCCCCCCGCCATTTGTAACGTCTCCAGAGGCAGCAGTTGCTCAGGCTGCTGCGGTGGAACAGTCTCCAGAACCGGCTGTCACTCAAACACCAGCCTCCAGCGATCGCGACTATGACGATCCCGCTCTTTCTGTTGCGGCATCGGTCTTTGGTGACGAGGCGATCGCCGAAGAACAATCTTTTGATCCCCTCGGGGAAATGGAGTCCCCAGACCTGGAATCTGATGATTTATCCGGCTTTGGCGAGACCCTCTCCCCGCAAGTCCAGATAGAAGTCACGGAAGTTTCTGTGACGATCGCCGAAGATCTCTCTCTGAGTGATCTCTCTTCAGGATCCTCCAGTGATGATGACTTTGGGGATATGGATTTAGGCGGTCTGGATTCAGAATCCTCCAGTGATGATGACTTGGGAGATATGGATTTAGGCGGTCTGGATTTAGACTCCTCCAGTGATGATGACTTGGGAGATATGGATTTAGGCGGTCTGGATACAGAATCCTCTGAGGATTTAGGGGATATGGATTTAGGCGGACTGGATACAGAATCCTCCACGGATGATGACTTTGGGGATATGGATTTAGGCGGTCTGGATACAGAATCCTCCAGTGATGATGACTTTGGGGATATGGATTTAGGCGGTTTGGATACAGAATCCTCCACGGATGATGACTTTGGGGATATGGATTTAGGCGGTTTGGATACAGAATCCTCCAGTGATGATGACTTTGGAGATATGGATTTAGGCGGACTGGATTCAGAATCCTCCAGTGATGATGACTTTGGGGATATGGATTTAGGCGGTTTGGATTCAGATGCCTCGGATGACTTGGGAGATATGGACCTCGCCGGATTTGATGAAGAGACCGACGAGAGTGCGATCGCTATGCCAAATCCGTTTGGGGAATCCGTCCCGGACGACCTGGGAGACCTGGATTTAGGCGGGTTGGATTCAGACTCCACCGCCAATGATGACCTAGGAGACCTGGATTTAGAGGGATTTGGAGACACAAGTTCTGACGATGACCTTGGGGATTTGGATTTAGAGGGATTTGGAGACACAAATTCTGACGATGACCTCGGGGATTTAGACCTCGATTCGTTAGGAGATGATGACTCAGAAGATGCGTTTGGTGATGTCGATTTGGATGCGTTAGCCGATGAAATGGACTCTGAAGATGATTCAGAAATGTCCGATCTTTTGAATGACTTGTAA
- the bchL gene encoding ferredoxin:protochlorophyllide reductase (ATP-dependent) iron-sulfur ATP-binding protein: MKLAVYGKGGIGKSTTSCNISVALAKRGKKVLQIGCDPKHDSTFTLTGYLIPTIIDTLQEKDFHYEDVWPEDVIYKGYGGVDCVEAGGPPAGAGCGGYVVGETVKLLKELNAFDEYDVILFDVLGDVVCGGFAAPLNYADYCVIVTDNGFDALFAANRIAASVREKARTHSLRLAGLIGNRTSKRDLIDKYIDTVPMPVLEILPLIEDIRVSRVKGKTLFEMAESDPSLNYVCDYYLNIADQLLSSPEGVVPNDTPDRELFTLLSDFYLNPVKAPTHSPEGELDLMMV; the protein is encoded by the coding sequence GTGAAACTCGCAGTTTACGGAAAAGGTGGTATCGGTAAATCTACGACAAGCTGTAATATCTCCGTGGCCCTCGCCAAGCGCGGTAAAAAAGTTCTACAAATTGGCTGTGACCCGAAACATGACAGCACCTTTACCCTCACCGGGTATCTGATTCCCACCATCATTGACACCCTGCAAGAAAAAGACTTCCACTACGAAGACGTTTGGCCGGAAGATGTGATTTACAAAGGCTATGGCGGCGTAGACTGTGTAGAAGCTGGTGGCCCTCCTGCTGGGGCCGGTTGTGGTGGCTATGTGGTGGGAGAAACCGTCAAACTGCTCAAAGAGCTCAACGCCTTTGATGAATATGATGTGATTCTGTTTGACGTGCTCGGGGACGTGGTTTGTGGTGGATTTGCCGCACCGCTCAACTATGCCGACTACTGCGTAATCGTCACTGATAATGGCTTTGATGCCTTATTTGCCGCCAACAGAATTGCTGCATCGGTTCGCGAAAAAGCTCGCACCCATTCCTTGCGTTTGGCTGGGTTAATCGGTAACCGGACCTCGAAGCGGGACTTGATTGATAAATACATCGATACCGTACCCATGCCGGTTTTAGAGATTTTGCCCCTGATTGAAGATATTCGCGTGTCCCGGGTGAAAGGCAAAACCTTATTTGAAATGGCCGAGAGTGACCCTTCCCTCAACTATGTTTGCGACTATTACCTGAATATCGCGGACCAGTTGCTCTCTTCTCCCGAAGGCGTCGTCCCGAATGATACTCCCGATCGCGAGCTATTCACCCTGCTGTCTGACTTCTACCTCAATCCCGTCAAGGCTCCTACCCATAGCCCCGAAGGCGAACTTGACCTGATGATGGTTTAG
- a CDS encoding acyltransferase family protein encodes MRLTSLDVFRGMAIASMILVNNPGSWQQVYPPLLHAPWHGFTPTDLIFPAFLFISGVAMAFSFAKYTDSPSSPPAAPVYFKILRRAAILFGLGLFLNGSTLVLKTLLQGQPLDFGTLRIMGVLQRISLAYLLGATAILNLSRRRLGFLCLAILLGYWFALTQIPVPGYGPGDLSPKGAGTLVAYLDRLILTPPHILGDGSFEPEGLLSTLPSVVTTLLGFLLGDWLQKQPVTSLTSLKMAGVAVVTIVTGSLWGLVFPINKQLWTSSYVVLSAGWSLLLLAACYEMVEVRQWRSWAFPFKVMGLNAIFVFVASGFLARILLFTPVSSATEAPSLYTWMYRNGFVPILGELHGSFAIALMTLLFWTWILWGLYRRRWFFKL; translated from the coding sequence ATGCGACTGACTTCTTTGGATGTGTTTCGCGGCATGGCGATCGCCAGTATGATTCTGGTCAACAACCCGGGTAGCTGGCAGCAGGTTTATCCCCCCCTCCTCCATGCACCCTGGCATGGGTTCACCCCCACAGACCTGATTTTCCCCGCATTCCTGTTCATCTCTGGGGTGGCAATGGCTTTTTCCTTCGCCAAATACACCGACTCCCCCAGTTCCCCCCCTGCTGCTCCTGTTTACTTCAAAATCCTCCGTCGTGCGGCGATTCTCTTCGGTTTAGGCTTATTTTTGAACGGATCAACCCTGGTCCTGAAGACTTTACTTCAGGGTCAACCCCTGGATTTTGGCACTTTGCGGATTATGGGAGTGTTGCAGCGGATTAGTTTAGCCTATCTGCTGGGGGCGACTGCTATCCTCAACCTCTCCCGTCGTCGTCTGGGATTCCTCTGCCTTGCCATTCTCCTCGGATATTGGTTCGCCCTCACCCAAATTCCCGTTCCCGGTTATGGTCCTGGGGATTTATCCCCCAAGGGTGCAGGAACCCTCGTCGCCTATCTCGATCGCCTGATTTTGACACCCCCCCATATTTTGGGCGATGGCAGCTTTGAACCCGAGGGATTACTCAGTACCCTCCCCTCGGTCGTGACCACCCTCCTAGGCTTTTTGCTTGGGGATTGGTTGCAGAAACAACCCGTCACCTCCCTCACCAGTCTCAAAATGGCGGGAGTTGCCGTGGTGACAATCGTTACCGGCTCACTCTGGGGCCTAGTTTTCCCCATTAACAAACAACTCTGGACCAGTTCTTATGTTGTTTTAAGTGCCGGTTGGTCCCTCCTCTTATTGGCCGCCTGTTACGAAATGGTGGAGGTCCGCCAATGGCGAAGCTGGGCTTTTCCGTTTAAGGTGATGGGACTCAATGCCATCTTTGTCTTCGTTGCCTCGGGGTTTCTCGCCCGAATTTTGCTCTTTACCCCCGTCAGTAGCGCCACCGAGGCCCCCAGTCTCTACACCTGGATGTATCGCAATGGGTTCGTCCCCATTTTGGGCGAACTCCACGGGTCTTTTGCGATCGCCCTCATGACCCTGCTCTTCTGGACCTGGATTCTCTGGGGCCTCTACCGTCGGCGCTGGTTCTTCAAGCTGTAG
- a CDS encoding nucleoside deaminase, translating to MTSQIKSDEHFMRLAIAKAMEGVNQGEDPFGSCIVKDGEVISCEHNICTSSVDVTAHAEVHAIRAASKKLNTMDLSGCVIYSTCEPCPMCFTAIYWAKIDKIVFGTRIADACAIGFTQLNLSCRELKQFGSDVELVEEVLKEESLALFNHWAELHQ from the coding sequence ATGACAAGTCAAATCAAAAGTGATGAACACTTTATGAGACTGGCGATCGCCAAAGCAATGGAAGGAGTCAACCAAGGGGAAGATCCCTTCGGCTCTTGTATCGTCAAAGACGGTGAAGTGATAAGCTGTGAGCATAACATCTGTACCAGTAGCGTTGATGTTACAGCCCATGCCGAAGTTCATGCCATTCGCGCGGCTTCTAAAAAATTAAATACTATGGACCTATCCGGTTGTGTGATTTATAGCACTTGTGAACCTTGTCCGATGTGTTTTACCGCTATTTATTGGGCGAAAATCGATAAAATTGTATTTGGAACTCGGATAGCGGATGCTTGTGCGATCGGATTTACTCAACTCAACCTTTCCTGTCGAGAATTGAAACAATTTGGGAGTGATGTGGAATTAGTAGAAGAAGTTTTAAAAGAAGAAAGTTTAGCCCTCTTTAACCACTGGGCGGAACTTCATCAGTAA
- a CDS encoding PIN/TRAM domain-containing protein: MLNAIIILSFILAAAGIGFYSIELLPASAIAQVTNLDGLRSVTTGFAALVGGAVGLAVQTTYRRMEKQVRQMPIDMLITRAIGLVMGLLVANLMLAPVFLLPIPREFGFIKPLAAILGSVMFAFLGVTLADAHGRAFLRLINPSSLESMLVAEGTLKSAATKVLDTSCIIDGRVETLLATGFLEGQILVPQFVLQELQMVADASNDQKRVRGRRGLDVLNRIKESYAERIVIHPADYEDLQTVDAKLVRLAQEINATLLTNDYNLSKVATVQKVLVLNINDLTQAVRPVYLPGDSLDLKILKEGKEEAQGVGYLDDGTMVVVEEGRKYIGDQLRVVVTSSLQTAAGRMIFARPNASMVA; encoded by the coding sequence ATGCTTAATGCAATCATCATTCTCTCATTCATTCTAGCAGCGGCGGGGATCGGTTTCTACAGCATAGAACTGCTTCCCGCCTCGGCGATCGCCCAAGTCACGAATCTGGACGGGTTGCGATCGGTCACCACCGGATTTGCCGCCTTGGTCGGGGGGGCCGTCGGCCTAGCGGTGCAAACCACCTACCGACGCATGGAAAAGCAAGTGCGGCAAATGCCCATTGATATGCTGATTACCCGGGCGATCGGTCTCGTCATGGGACTCTTGGTTGCCAACTTAATGCTGGCCCCCGTGTTCTTGCTCCCCATCCCTCGGGAATTTGGATTCATCAAACCCCTCGCCGCCATCCTCGGTAGCGTGATGTTTGCCTTTTTGGGCGTCACCCTCGCCGATGCTCACGGTCGCGCCTTCCTGCGCCTGATTAACCCCAGCAGTCTCGAATCCATGTTAGTCGCAGAAGGAACCTTGAAATCCGCTGCGACCAAAGTCCTAGATACCAGTTGCATTATCGATGGTCGCGTCGAGACCCTCCTCGCCACCGGCTTTTTAGAAGGACAAATCCTCGTTCCCCAGTTCGTCTTGCAGGAATTGCAAATGGTGGCGGATGCCTCCAACGACCAAAAACGGGTCCGGGGTCGTCGGGGACTCGATGTCCTCAATCGGATTAAGGAAAGCTATGCCGAACGCATCGTCATTCATCCGGCAGACTATGAGGACCTGCAAACCGTGGATGCGAAATTGGTCCGGTTGGCCCAAGAAATTAATGCCACCCTGCTCACCAATGACTACAATTTGTCCAAAGTGGCTACGGTGCAAAAGGTGTTAGTGCTGAATATCAACGACTTGACCCAAGCGGTTCGTCCGGTGTATCTCCCCGGAGACAGTCTCGACCTGAAAATTCTCAAAGAAGGTAAGGAAGAGGCCCAAGGGGTGGGATATTTGGACGATGGCACAATGGTAGTGGTCGAAGAAGGCCGCAAATATATCGGTGATCAGTTGCGAGTTGTCGTCACTTCTTCCTTACAAACTGCTGCCGGTCGGATGATTTTTGCCCGTCCTAATGCTTCAATGGTGGCCTGA
- the hemW gene encoding radical SAM family heme chaperone HemW, protein MATPSTDSTIPEIPRSAYLHIPFCRRRCFYCDFPVSVVGDRKQGEDSGTIVEYVEWLITEIENTPVWGQPLKTVFFGGGTPSLLSVSQLSQILDRLDRRFGIAADAEISMEMDPGTFDRDHLAGYCLGGINRVSLGVQAFQDDLLADCGRSHRTGDILNAVEVIREVGIENFSLDLISGLPHQTLEQWQDSLNQAVALNPTHISSYDLIVEAGTAFSRTYEPGVSPLPTDESSAQMYRMAVETLTGAGYEHYEVSNYAQSAYQCRHNRVYWENRPCYGFGMGAASYVGGQRFTRPRTRREYYAWVQEWQSSGGVLSIPETPGEEVLLETLMLGLRLADGIDIARFTQQFGGDRLRQLWHCLLPYYRQGWVQVHSGSEFPDFGPTLPPSGAIRLSDPEGFLFSNTILATIFEALEK, encoded by the coding sequence GTGGCTACACCCTCGACTGACTCGACGATCCCGGAGATTCCTAGGTCTGCTTATCTGCATATTCCGTTTTGCCGTCGTCGCTGTTTTTATTGCGATTTTCCCGTGTCTGTGGTGGGCGATCGCAAGCAGGGTGAGGACTCGGGTACGATTGTCGAGTATGTGGAATGGCTGATTACGGAAATTGAAAACACTCCTGTGTGGGGTCAGCCCCTGAAAACGGTGTTTTTTGGTGGGGGTACGCCGTCCCTGTTATCGGTGTCCCAGTTGAGTCAAATTTTGGATCGTCTCGATCGCCGGTTTGGAATTGCTGCTGATGCAGAAATTTCGATGGAGATGGATCCGGGGACCTTTGACCGGGACCACTTGGCTGGATATTGCCTGGGGGGAATCAATCGGGTGAGTTTGGGAGTGCAGGCGTTTCAAGATGACTTGTTGGCTGACTGTGGGCGATCGCACCGAACTGGAGATATTTTAAATGCCGTTGAGGTGATTCGCGAGGTGGGAATCGAGAATTTTAGTCTGGATTTGATATCAGGACTGCCTCACCAAACCTTAGAACAGTGGCAAGACTCTCTGAATCAGGCAGTTGCCCTCAATCCGACTCATATTTCTAGCTATGACTTAATTGTAGAAGCGGGGACCGCCTTTTCCCGGACCTACGAACCCGGGGTTTCTCCATTACCCACCGATGAGAGTAGCGCCCAAATGTATCGGATGGCGGTTGAGACCCTGACGGGGGCGGGGTATGAACATTATGAAGTCTCGAATTATGCACAGTCGGCCTATCAGTGTCGGCATAATCGCGTCTATTGGGAAAATCGCCCTTGCTATGGATTTGGCATGGGGGCCGCGAGTTATGTGGGGGGCCAACGGTTCACTCGTCCTCGGACCAGGCGGGAGTATTATGCTTGGGTGCAAGAGTGGCAAAGCAGTGGCGGGGTGCTTTCTATCCCGGAAACGCCAGGGGAGGAGGTGTTGTTAGAAACCTTGATGCTGGGGTTACGGTTAGCCGATGGGATTGATATTGCTCGCTTCACCCAGCAGTTTGGTGGCGATCGCCTCCGTCAGCTTTGGCACTGTCTCCTTCCCTATTATCGCCAAGGCTGGGTCCAGGTTCACTCCGGTTCAGAATTCCCAGATTTTGGCCCAACTTTGCCTCCATCCGGCGCAATCCGACTCTCGGACCCCGAAGGATTTTTATTTTCCAATACTATTTTAGCCACTATTTTTGAAGCCCTCGAAAAATAA
- a CDS encoding acyltransferase, with translation MTSQNYTVQLQNKKALKFALGWRFFHLLEEIEMALLQWVPSSLGSRLRGLVYKTIFGKLGKGVSIKTGVEVFCAYRMQIGHKVSIGRDVRIRSIGPKDRIKIGDGVSFDRGVDIKAHGNQNGIEIGDRTYIGPYTCLSGAKLKIGKDCLIASHSSIYSNNHNFANVGQNINQQGNSYEGITIEDNCWLGTGVKVMDGVTIGEGSIIGAGAIVTKNIPPYSIAVGVPAKVISSRREAVGV, from the coding sequence ATGACCAGTCAAAATTATACGGTGCAGCTTCAAAATAAAAAAGCCTTAAAATTTGCCCTGGGTTGGCGGTTCTTTCACTTATTAGAAGAAATAGAAATGGCCTTGCTTCAATGGGTCCCTTCATCCCTCGGATCCCGGTTGCGTGGACTGGTTTATAAAACAATTTTCGGTAAACTGGGCAAAGGAGTGAGTATCAAAACCGGCGTAGAAGTATTCTGTGCCTATCGGATGCAAATCGGTCATAAAGTCTCAATCGGGCGCGATGTGAGAATTCGCAGCATTGGACCGAAAGATAGAATTAAAATTGGGGATGGAGTTTCTTTCGATCGCGGGGTGGATATCAAAGCACATGGCAATCAAAACGGCATTGAAATTGGCGATCGCACCTATATTGGTCCCTATACCTGTCTGTCTGGGGCCAAACTTAAAATTGGCAAAGACTGTTTAATTGCTTCCCATTCAAGCATTTACTCTAACAATCATAATTTTGCCAACGTTGGTCAAAATATTAACCAACAAGGCAACAGTTATGAAGGCATTACTATTGAAGACAATTGCTGGTTAGGAACCGGAGTCAAAGTCATGGATGGCGTCACCATTGGCGAAGGCAGCATCATCGGCGCAGGAGCCATTGTAACTAAAAATATCCCCCCTTATTCCATTGCCGTAGGCGTTCCCGCTAAAGTCATTTCTTCCCGCAGAGAGGCAGTAGGAGTTTGA
- a CDS encoding protein kinase domain-containing protein produces the protein MMSNLPDFGEYGYQVIRELGQNRAGGRVTYLATRTGTEAPTPDVTPDPANFVAIKQFQFASTSDAGWAGYDAYQREIQVLQGLNHPGIPRYLDSFESSRGFCMVQEYKPAQSLAQQSTWHPIQVKEIAIALLSILVYLQNRLPAVIHRDIKPENILVDEFMNVYLVDFGFAHIGEGEVAVSSIVKGTLGFMPPEQLFNRELTPASDLYGVGATLICLLTGTKSQEIGELIDPSYRIHFRKKVPKLSLAWIQWLEKMVEPKPKDRYSNAETALEVLSPIEISRTPQVISSHQLVQFRGTTLGEPITQTISIKNPVPGTMLTGRWKVAPYRRDGYFTKNNHPWINITPARFKGNQVEFTITVDTGNLMADRIYDRELLLQANSDQKLYRVALKVKTAPEPVEEIKLPYPWLGILLGLALNTVWTHPVNVVGNWIGGFSDSVWGIVAFLFLFPWTVLSTIRAIAKNPGPAATGAIAGSISSAVIAALSAAAFGLGSMPWTQAAQEAAIASSLLGALIGAYAGMGTDELISRLRAMGTARDLSLTLAGAIAGGICGAWPIVDATRSLSNGWALLGWMIISSLTGIVAGAVFDELEQAKISPFKSKIKLKTPNIPIYFSWGISLLTVGLGMSLGLVLNGGIFSNYVLIFLMVGTVIQLGKMIYPHWVRSRQVREYHESKAKRIQP, from the coding sequence ATGATGAGTAATCTTCCAGATTTTGGTGAGTATGGCTATCAGGTTATCCGAGAATTGGGTCAAAACCGCGCTGGGGGTCGCGTGACTTACCTGGCGACGCGCACCGGAACCGAAGCACCCACTCCCGATGTCACTCCCGATCCGGCCAATTTCGTTGCGATTAAACAGTTTCAGTTTGCCAGTACCAGTGATGCGGGGTGGGCGGGTTATGATGCCTATCAGCGCGAAATTCAAGTGCTTCAGGGGCTCAATCATCCGGGAATCCCCCGCTATTTGGATTCGTTTGAGAGTTCCCGGGGATTCTGTATGGTTCAGGAGTACAAACCCGCGCAATCTCTGGCGCAACAGAGTACCTGGCATCCGATTCAAGTTAAAGAGATTGCGATCGCCCTGTTGTCGATTTTAGTTTACCTGCAAAACCGCCTCCCCGCAGTGATTCATCGGGATATTAAACCAGAAAATATTCTGGTGGATGAATTCATGAATGTTTACTTAGTGGATTTTGGATTTGCTCATATTGGCGAGGGAGAAGTTGCAGTTAGTAGCATTGTTAAAGGAACTCTGGGGTTTATGCCACCGGAGCAATTATTTAATCGGGAACTGACTCCGGCATCGGATTTATATGGCGTGGGAGCGACTTTAATTTGTTTACTGACGGGGACAAAATCCCAGGAGATTGGGGAGTTAATTGACCCCAGTTATCGGATTCACTTTCGGAAAAAGGTTCCGAAACTTAGTCTGGCTTGGATTCAATGGCTGGAAAAAATGGTGGAACCCAAACCTAAAGACAGGTATTCTAATGCAGAAACCGCCCTGGAAGTATTGAGTCCGATTGAGATTAGTCGCACGCCTCAAGTGATTTCTAGTCATCAATTGGTGCAGTTTCGGGGGACAACTTTGGGAGAACCGATTACCCAAACCATTTCGATTAAAAATCCCGTTCCGGGAACGATGCTGACGGGGCGATGGAAGGTGGCCCCTTATCGCAGAGATGGCTATTTTACCAAAAATAATCATCCCTGGATAAACATTACCCCCGCCCGTTTTAAAGGAAATCAAGTTGAATTTACCATTACCGTCGATACCGGCAATTTAATGGCCGATCGCATTTATGACCGCGAATTATTATTACAAGCAAATTCAGACCAAAAATTATATCGAGTCGCCCTTAAAGTTAAAACCGCGCCGGAACCTGTAGAAGAGATAAAATTACCCTATCCTTGGCTGGGAATTTTGCTCGGGTTAGCCTTGAATACCGTCTGGACTCACCCGGTGAATGTAGTGGGAAATTGGATCGGGGGGTTCAGTGATTCGGTGTGGGGAATTGTGGCTTTTCTGTTCTTGTTTCCCTGGACTGTGCTGTCTACAATTCGGGCGATCGCCAAAAATCCGGGTCCGGCTGCCACAGGTGCGATCGCCGGGAGTATCAGTAGTGCGGTGATTGCCGCTTTAAGTGCAGCCGCCTTCGGACTCGGGTCCATGCCTTGGACTCAAGCGGCACAGGAAGCGGCAATCGCATCTTCCCTTTTAGGTGCGTTAATCGGTGCTTATGCGGGAATGGGGACCGACGAATTAATCAGCCGATTGCGGGCGATGGGAACCGCTAGAGACCTCTCCCTAACCCTTGCCGGGGCGATCGCCGGAGGAATCTGTGGTGCATGGCCAATTGTGGATGCTACCCGTTCCCTGTCTAATGGTTGGGCTTTGCTAGGATGGATGATTATCAGTAGTTTAACAGGTATCGTCGCCGGTGCAGTCTTCGATGAATTAGAACAGGCCAAAATCTCCCCATTCAAATCTAAAATTAAACTCAAAACTCCTAATATTCCCATTTATTTTTCTTGGGGAATTTCGCTGCTGACGGTGGGATTAGGAATGAGCTTGGGGTTAGTTTTGAATGGGGGAATTTTCTCTAATTATGTCCTAATTTTTCTCATGGTAGGAACTGTGATTCAGTTAGGAAAAATGATTTATCCTCATTGGGTGCGATCGCGCCAAGTCCGGGAGTATCATGAATCGAAAGCTAAACGGATTCAACCGTAG